A window of Maniola hyperantus chromosome 26, iAphHyp1.2, whole genome shotgun sequence contains these coding sequences:
- the LOC138404186 gene encoding uncharacterized protein → MSTEDDIVPIDLLIDEIEKRDAIWNLNSKDYSNKILKRRSWEELVLIFCKNDDSEEKKKNLGSILQKKWKNLRDAYVKELKKTKHLKSGSSASTPSSFAYFQRLSFLKQVVQKRKTDNSLDVAEVTENPDLDSAVNSSGVQASTENVLRKKFKLHPADEHFANLLQQSINTRNNNAAEKKDDDEDKLFCLSLVREIKKVPENRRLKLKIEIYNLLERYQATRAQPLEDFNYPSTSYSSQRPPRNYHASFQSSQYSNPMQYSDRESTQYGYTTSSYTSPPTSSSQVTSPPGDVTCDPSYEDSQELDLFN, encoded by the exons ATGAGTACCGAAGATGACATTGTGCCTATCGATTTGCTTATCGACGAAATCGAAAAAAGAGATGCGATTTGGAATCTTAACTCTAAggattattcaaataaaatattaaaaagaaggtCTTGGGAAgaactagttttaattttttgcaaaaatgatgattccgaagaaaaaaagaaaaatttgg GAtcgattttgcaaaaaaaatggaaaaatttACGAGATGCCTATGTAAAAGAACTTaagaaaacaaaacatttgAAGTCCGGTTCCTCAGCATCAACACCATCTTCATTTGCGTATTTCCAAAGATTGTCATTTCTTAAACAAGTTGTCCAGAAACGAAAAACTGACAACAGCCTTGATGTTGCGGAAGTTACAGAGAATCCTGATTTGGATAGTGCAGTTAACAGCAGCGGCGTTCAAGCTTCAACAGAAAATGTGCTCCGGAAAAAATTCAAACTTCACCCTGCCGATGAACATTTTGCAAATCTTTTACAACAAAGCATAAATACTCGAAATAATAATGCAGCAGAAAAGAAAGATGACGATGAagataaattattttgtctttCATTGGTTAGGGAAATAAAAAAAGTTCCTGAAAACCGGCGTTTAAaactgaaaattgaaatttataatttattagaaCGATACCAAGCTACACGAGCACAGCCACTTGAAGATTTTAACTACCCGTCTACTTCATATAGCTCACAACGACCACCCAGAAACTATCATGCTTCATTTCAAAGTTCTCAATATAGCAACCCAATGCAGTACTCTGATAGAGAATCAACACAATATGGCTATACAACTAGTTCATACACTTCACCTCCCACAAGTTCATCGCAAGTAACATCACCCCCGGGTGATGTTACTTGTGACCCGTCATACGAAGATTCTCAAGAATTAGATCTGTTCAATTAA
- the LOC138404114 gene encoding putative nuclease HARBI1, translating into MAGRYFFTWRMFAAAKAQDDRNYTASEEAMARASFNPLLDLTERQFKDRYRLSKKVFKFLCNELRRLTDLRSSQRVSLEHKVLTALFHFATGTYQRPSGVAKHISQKMCSVYVEEVTQALTHKNIIAKYIRFPGTPAARQAVSQRFYRKYGILGVVGCIDGSHFKIVVPPKEEEHWYYSRKHYHSLNVQMVCDDEYRILSVNPKFGGANHDSFIWENSDLNTYIQSLHQNGEVVWLLGDSGYPQRPWLMTPILDATQGSPEAYYNEKHMRARVVIENTFSRLKNRWRYLHKDRTLHYRPLKCSRIILACSVLHNLMINFGIEDTEEDTGTHT; encoded by the exons ATGGCAGGCCGGTATTTTTTCACCTGGAGGATGTTTGCGGCCGCTAAGGCTCAAGATGACCGCAACTATACCGCTAGCGAGGAAGCAATGGCTCGTGCATCTTTTAACCCATTGTTAGACCTAACGGAGAGGCAGTTTAAAGATAGGTATCGCCTCTCCAAGAAAGTTTTCAAGTTCTTATGCAACGAGCTAAGGAGACTGACAGATTTAAGGTCCTCCCAACGCGTTTCCTTGGAACATAAA GTCCTCACTGCTTTGTTTCATTTTGCAACTGGAACATATCAAAGGCCGTCTGGGGTTGCGAAACATATATCCCAGAAAATGTGCAGTGTGTACGTAGAAGAAGTTACCCAGGCGTtaacacataaaaatattattgcaaaATATATTCGGTTTCCCGGTACTCCAGCTGCCAGACAGGCAGTTAGCCAACG GTTCTACAGAAAGTATGGAATACTGGGAGTGGTGGGCTGTATAGATGGCAGTCATTTCAAAATAGTTGTTCCTCCAAAAGAAGAGGAACATTGGTATTATAGCCGCAAACACTATCATTCTTTAAACGTTCAGatg gTATGTGATGATGAATACCGAATTTTAAGCGTTAATCCCAAGTTTGGAGGTGCAAATCACGATTCCTTCATATGGGAAAACAGTGATTTGAACACTTACATTCAATCTCTGCACCAGAATGGAGAAGTGGTCTGGCTATTAG GAGACTCTGGATATCCTCAACGCCCGTGGCTGATGACACCGATTTTAGATGCTACCCAGGGTTCACCAGAAGCCTACTATAATGAGAAGCATATGAGAGCCCGGGTAGTCATCGAAAACACATTTTCAAGACTTAAAAATCGGTGGCGTTATCTTCACAAGGACAGAACTCTCCATTACAGGCCACTAAAATGTTCACGCATTATTCTGGCGTGTTCTgtattacataatttaatgATTAATTTTGGCATTGAGGACACAGAGGAAGATACGG GAACACATACTTAA
- the LOC117994157 gene encoding uncharacterized protein has product MDVEEAICLWILYRRLRRRRRRQRRYWVHPILSDRLSSSLFVTLYPELRLHEEKFFNYFRMSVATFDFLYDFIENDLKSSENAVRYCISPKEKLIVTLRYLATGSSFAELQYGYKIGKSTISGIIKQVCQVLWRNLKTLVMSPPTKEIWTQISIQFENKAYFPNCVGALDGKHVRLIQPPESGSMYYNYKHFFSLVLMALCDANYCFIWIDVGAYGKDSDSGVFKETSLFKKLSENSLNLPEPRSITNNESDAFKLPYVIVADEAFAMTKNLMRPYGGKMLSKEKNIFNYRLSLARRYVECTFGIMCNKWRILHRPIDVKIDFAVDIVKAICVLHNLVRMRDGINQDDMINPAPLPNVNPTNSGRAIHEVDNIRTKFTNYFVTEGKLDWQDKMV; this is encoded by the exons ATGGACGTGGAGGAGGCAATTTGCTTGTGGATTTTATATAGAAGACTGAGACGTCGCAGAAGACGACAAAGGCGATACTGGGTGCATCCAATATTAAGTGACAGACTTTCTTCAAGCCTGTTTGTCACCTTATACCCTGAGTTGAGGTTACATGAAgaaaaattttttaattatttccgtATGTCAGTTGCAACCTTTGATTTTTTATACGATTTcattgaaaatgatttaaaatccAGTGAAAATGCTGTAAGATATTGCATATCACCAAAAGAAAAACTCATTGTAACATTGCG GTACCTAGCAACTGGTTCTTCATTTGCAGAGTTACAATATGGTTATAAAATTGGCAAGTCTACGATATCGGGTATAATTAAGCAAGTGTGCCAAGTTTTATggagaaatttaaaaactttggtcaTGAGTCCACCAACAAAAGAAATCTGGACACAAATATCTAtacaatttgaaaataaagcatattttccAAATTGTGTTGGAGCGTTGGACGGCAAACACGTTCGTTTAATACAGCCACCAGAATCAGGATCAATGTATTACAATTACAAACACTTTTTCTCATTAGTTTTAATGGCTTTATGTGATGCTAACTATTGCTTCATATGGATAGACGTTGGAGCTTACGGAAAAGACAGTGATTCGGGTGTTTTCAAGGAAACGTCATTATTCAAAAAACTCTCAGAAAATTCGTTGAACTTACCAGAGCCTAGATCTATCACAAATAATGAGAGCGATGCATTTAAACTACCATACGTAATTGTAGCTGACGAGGCTTTCGCTATGACTAAAAATTTGATGAGACCCTATGGTGGTAAAATGttgtcaaaagaaaaaaatatatttaactaccGCCTTTCTTTAGCACGAAGGTATGTCGAATGTACATTTGGCATAATGTGTAACAAGTGGCGTATCTTACACCGGCCAATAGACGTGAAGATAGATTTTGCTGTTGATATCGTCAAAGCTATTTGTGTTTTACATAACTTGGTAAGGATGAGAGATGGTATAAATCAGGATGATATGATCAATCCAGCGCCATTACCTAATGTGAATCCAACTAACAGTGGACGAGCAATCCATGAAGTAGATAATATTCGAACTAAATtcacaaattattttgttactGAAGGTAAATTAGATTGGCAAGATAAAATggtgtaa